GTCATGGGATCCAAGAAGGAGGCCCAACCCCGAGCAATGGGGGGCTTAAACATGGCTTATTTTTGTACAGATTTTTATGTGGACTTtattggtggttgtttttttactgCTACACCACCAAGAGTCACTTAGACAATGagatgggggagagggagggagggaggaagaggagagcgaGGAgagcctctcctctctcctctccctccacttcctccctctcctatccctccctctttctcctctccctctctctcttctccctccctctcctctccatcCCTTGCTAAAAAaccaaggggagaggagagggtgaagagagagggaaggagagagggagggagaggggagagaggagggagtggagagggagggagaggagagaggagagggagggagggaggagagagggggagaggagagagaggaagaggtaatgagaaggagggagaggggggagaggggggagagtagagggagggagagagtgggagggagaagagaggagagagggaagctgaggagagagggagggagaagagagggagagagagagggggaggaagaggagagagaggagggagggagaggagagagggagagagagagggagggagggagggagggagagagaggagagggagagagaggagggagagagagagagagagacagagagagagaataaaaccatttttttccttaAGGAACCTCCCCCCTGGTTCTTTTGGTTTGCTGGGAAACTCTAGcccatcctccactcctctgtcaaGCGGAAGACACTCACCTCAGCAGTCTTGCAGATGGAGAGGAGACTTTGGCCGCAGACTCTTCCCGGAGATGCATTCCAGGGCAGCACACCTGGGTGGAGCACAAGAGGCCGTGAGCACAGAGCAGCCCACCTCCAGCAGACCAGGAGGACTACATAGATGCGGGAAGCCCCCTGGCCTGAAACCCAGGCAAGAGCCCGCTGGACTGCCTCTCCCTAAGGAGCTCCTCTGCCTGTCTCGAGAAGCCAGGGGAGAGGCTGGGGGCAGTCGGAAGGCCTAATCACATCCAGGCTTAACAACCCACTAAACCATTCGGTGCTTTGATGTTGGCTTAGAAAGTTGAGTGACCCTTGTCAGTTGCAGCTGGTTCTGCCGCCCCTAGTCAAGCAGACCAAGGCTTCACGGGATGTGGACATAACCATCCCTGCCTCCTGAAGGCAACTTTCTCCCCATTCCTCAGGAAGGGCGGTCAGCGTGTGTAACCTCCCTGTGTGCCTCTGGCAGGGAGGGACTTCTGGCTTCCCTGGACTGACTCGGATGAGAACCACCCAGGCTGGTACAGCCTCTAGATGATCTCAGTTAGGAATCTCCTGGTTTTAGGCAGAAAGTTGCTTTTGCTACTCACCGTACATTCTGGCATCAGCACACAGGTTGCCGATACTGGCTGAGGTCTTGGTGGGGTTGGCAATGGAGTTGCAGGTGGTCCAGGTGCTGAAGTAGACATAGACGGGGACGGCAGAGCAGGCCAGGACCAGGAGCCAAAGGACGGCCAAGATGTAAGTGATGCCCACAAACTAAAACAGTCAGAAGAGGCAAGGGTCATCGCAGGTCAGGACCTTTGGCCAGAAGAGCATGAGACTGGAGATCTGCAGTCTGAGAcgacttccccacctctttcagccggaaagggaaggagaaacccCTCCAGCACCAATGGGATCGCCAGGGATTGCAGCTCCCGTGTTCACAGCTCTTGCTCTCCTCTCCCACCCAGGTCATTTCGGCACAACTGGTGGCCAAGATACTCTGTAACCTCTCAAAAGGCTGACGGTCTGCTGGGCCATAGCAGCTGACAACACGGAGCAGAGTTGTGACCGGGTGTCACGTATAATCTGATTTATGAGCTAACCTCATGCAATTTAGAAAGCTATGCATTTGAAGTGCAGACATGCTCCCTTAGTTGTGCACTTTTAAAAATAGGGAATGCCAGTAAGTCCCTTCCCTCATCCCTGACACCTGCACTTTCCTCTCCAGTGGCTGCTTTACGCGGAACCTGCAGTTCACAAACTTTCGCCCTTCACATTGGACCTTCAGACACTGCATGCATCTCTGCAGACTTTTTGAAAGGAAGAAGTCAGCTCTCTGTCTTCCAAAGTGcgaccccacccccatcctagCCAAACTGTTTGAATATACTACTGTTGCTTAGAGATCACAGCAGCAAATATCTGAGCTCGTGCTTGATTGTGCAGAGCCCCCTCCCCAGGTGCCAACCACACTTTCCGGCTGGGACAGTTGCTCACAGAAAGGCACACTCAGTAGGCCCAAGTGTATCTGGAACCTGCTTATAGCATCCAAGGGAGCCAGCGTTCCCATGTTCTGCTGTGTGTGCTTCTAGAATGTAGTGGTGAGAGGGTCGGGGGGGGGGATGTGAAGCATGTGTGACATTTAGCTGAGTGCAAGAAGGCCTACTGAGTGTGCCTGAGGGTGAGCATTTGCCCAAGAGGTGCAGAAGTAAGTGATCTTGAAAGAAAACAGCACTTGGTTTGCTCGGTCCTTGTCTGAGCCGGGGAAGCTGCTGGGCTCTTCCAGTGCAATTGAGCATTTCTAGGCAATGGCTGTGCTACGGATCCAGCTTGGTTCCCCCATTGGTTTGGCAAATAGCCCTCCCTCTACTCGTCCGTAGCAGTCCCCCACGCCCAGTCCCTCTAGCTCCCTGCACCCATGTGGCTATTCTTTGTCCCTCCCCCTGGAAAGGAGTTTGCTTGGGGCCCCTTGAGGAAGGAAGGCCGGGGCTTGGGAGGGGGCAGAGTTGCCCAGTGCCACAGGCACTTCAGCTGGTGGGTCAAATATCACTCAGAAGTATCCATTTAAGGCCTTCCCCATCGCTCAATCAATGCTTGGTATTTCCGCCCTCCCATTGTCTGCAACACGTCTGGCATGATGACTGAGCCACCCCAGCTGGAGTGCTTCGTGGCCAGGGCCCCACGCCCAACAGCCAGCCATGGGTTGCAAAGGGACAGGGGGGTATCACCAGGCAGCCGAGGCTCATTCCTTCGGGTCTTCCTTGCACAAAGGGaagcgggagggggggagggaagggagtccTGCAGGGGATGCCCATAGGTTGAGTGAGCCAGTTAGTGCAGGCAAAGGCCAAAGTCAATGGGACAGCTGGGGAGGTGTTAGGAGGGGCAGCATCCATCTGGCTGcaaggaggggtggggtgggggaactgCCGCCCTGTGCGGTTTTCTCTCTAAGATGCCACTGTCTCTTCCAGTGCAGCTGCTCCGCCTGTGCCTGGAGCCTTCTCAGGACCAGCCACTGGGCTGACCAGGGCTTCAGTCTCATGCCTGTCTGCCCATGCCCAGACCAGCCAACCTGCCCCAGAAGATGCAAACTGCAGATAGATCACCTTGTCAGGATGTCCTAGCCATTTGCCCAAACAGTGACACACCAGCTCCCAAGAGTGAGCTTGACGGTGTCCTCTGGAACCCCTCCCCTTGTGGCCCCCTGTTACCGTAGCGCTGAGGCCCTTGCCACAGATGGTGGTCTTGTAGTCGCCAAAGATCTGCCTGACAGCACCGGTGGTGTAAAAGCCTTCGGCCAGGAGGAGGGCtccgaagaggaagaagaaaccaGCAATTCCATAAATGGCATATTGGAAATCGTGGATCCTACAAAGGAAGGTCAAGTTCAGGAGGGGGGAGAAGGGCAGGGGTCCCATCCAAAGCCCCCCCTCCCGGGAGTCAGGCTTCACAAAGTGTTTGGTCCAAACAGCAACCTGGTTCTGTCCAAAGGCATGCCCTGCAACAGGGGAGTCTCCTGTTTTGCAGACAGGAGATCCCTGGCATAGCTTGGCTTTGGGTCACAGGACTCTGCCTGCCTCACCCCTCCAGGCAAAGCTGGCTGCTGCCCTGTAGAGCTCTGCCTTGCCAGGTGATCTCTAGCTGCCATAGAGACCTCCAGCAGTGGCTTTGAAGCCCACTCTGCCCTTACCAGTCCAGGATCTGTGAGCAAAGCCCGCTCCCTCATCTGGCTGGCCATCATTGCCCATGGGCTGCCCCGGCCATGCCAGAGCAGCCAGACTGGCACTCAGGCTGACCTCAGTCCTGGACACATCTACACTACCAGCAGCTTTTGAGGTGCTGGGTGCTGGGTGAGGTGGCTGTGCCTTAGTAAACCCTTGAAAGGAGCCCAGTCTGCGCAGCTGCAGCTCAGATGCTGGGCAGTTCCTCAGCCACCCGGCATCCCTGGCACGAGGCTGCGTCTCCCCCTCCCGCTCGATGGTGACATGAAGGGGGCTTTGCAAAGGGTGCTtaatgaaagggggagggggaagctccCTATAGAGAACTAGCCTGCAGCTATCTATTATTCTACAGTAAATATGTTAAAATTTGTAGGATTTTTGAAAGCATTCTTTAACGAATGCTTTAACTAATAGCAATTAAAATTGATTAAAAATTAGTATTAAACTCAGGCATTCATATTTAAGTTATTTTTCAATTTAGTGTGTGTGGAGTACAACTATATTTTCAGTTGAATAGGATTAAGaaaattactaattttaaataccattttagatcattctttttttgaaaatcaCAGCCAATCCCTAACCCCCAGCCCAGGGTGGCCCAGGCACATGGCTTGCCTCTCTGaagtgagggggagggggagggtctgACAGAGGTTAGTGGAGGGGAGGCCCCAGCTTTGCTAAACCCCTGCCCTGCCCACAGTATGCAGCCTTAGAGGGGAATACTTACACATCCACCAGGTACTCGTAGTCTTGGTAGTTTTTGGAAAAGTAGGTCTCGATCAGGTGCTCAGTGCCTGTGAGCGCTTCGTGGCCACAGCCACAAAACAGGGCTACTCCCAAGAAACACAGGCCTGTGGCTACCAGGGAGGCAAAGGGGGCTCCCACCAGGCACCTGGCACAGCACTCTAATAAACCTGGGCAGagaagggtgggagagagagactgCCCGTTAGTcctgacagcagcagcagcagctgacaaAATGTTCTGTCCTGGACGGAGAAGAGAAAACTGTTGGTGACTGCATCAAGTCAAGAAGCTGAGACTGGATCCAAATCTATGGGGCAACCGATCCTGGATCAACCTGAACAGCAAGTactggggcgggaggggggggcagaCAGAGCAAAAAGTGCTTCCAGAGAAACTGCCCAGTCGTACAAAAAGGGCCCAAAGAACCGTTTTTAGGTGTGCCTCCTGCTTTTCTCCCAAGGGGCAGTCAAAGAGGCCGAtaacatttttttcagaaaagcCAGCTGTGACATCAGTCAAGGGATACCAACTTCAGAAACTtagccatggccacacccactaaaAGCCACATTATCCACTGCACATATTTGCTTCCTGGCCAGTGACTAGCCTCCCCACCTTTTCCTGCAGGTGGGAGACCAAAAAAGAGGCAGGCAGCCTCCCTTGGAAAAGAGCCACAGACTCTAGGACCAGGGGTCTGCTGGGGAGAGGCACCTCTACTGGCACCATTTTGGCATGTCCTCTTCTGGGACGTGCATTTGGGCAGAGGGCTGCTGATTATTTGGGGGTGTCCACTTTTAGATAATTTTCTTCCAGTTTCATCTGgtttcagcagtggtgggttgcccctggttcagaccggttggcaagaactggtagtaaaaccagtgggaagttccacccactgacccagacatcattaggaagcttctgtgcatgtgcagaagcgtgcacGCAGccctgttgtgaaccggtagtaaaggtaagtagaacctacccttgGGTTTCAGATATGTGTTttagttttcttccttcctctgctAGTCTTAAAAGTGACACTTGCTGAAAAAGGAGGAGTCCTTCAAGCAGAATTTGCTCTGGGAACAATGTCACCACTGTTTATTGTTCTTGAGGTGGGGGAAGGCAACACCTCTGGCTGTGAAGAACAGTTAGCAGGTTGCCTGACATTTAGCAAGATTTAAATCAAGTACTGACTTTTTCCCTGTCTGGGAAAGAAGTTGAATTTTGGATTGATCAGAATCTGGAAACCTTGACATGTCTGTTTCCATCTGTTTGATGACAGCCTCTTCTAATGGCTCCAGGCAGCCCTGTGGGTCCTTTACTCAGATGGTGCCCTCTTGGTCTTTCTAGCGGAGATGTCACACAGGCATGGTCGCCTTTCAAGCTGAAACCAAGATGTGGCTTGACTCTTGGGGTGCTCGACTGATTGGCCCACGCCTTGGAAGGGCTCCTGGGATCTACCTGAGGACACGGACCTCTGCATTTCCTCTGAATTGGATCATGCTCTGTCCTCCCTCCagcattttcactggcagggagGAGAAATGCCTGATCATTGGTGATAGACACAGGCCAAGGCCAGGACGGAGTTTTGCTCTCTGCCCTGGGCCAGAAACTGGCCTCAACTCCCAAAGAGCTGGTCTCATCCGTCTGCTGAGAGCTCGCTCAGAActccaagctccatctggaagaaGAAAAGCTGGACTAAAGAAGCAGGACAGAGTTCCTCGCCAGGCTGCTATTTGTGGTTTCGGGGCCCCCGATATGGGCCAAAGAGCCAAGGAGAAGCATGTTGCTTTGGACTGGAGGGGGGGTGAGGTTCAGAAGGGCAGATTGAGAGAAGGGGAGCTACCTGGAGACCTCGCCTGTGCAGCTGGATCCAGGTTGGGATTCTGAGGACCAGAAGGTGGTGGATGTGTTTGGCTCTGGGGTTTTGGCTCAGGCACTTCACTAATATTATCTATATTACAAAAAATACAACAGTAAACCTGAGAATCCTCCACACAACGCAGAAGCCCACCCCACTTCAATGGCAATTCTGTGGCAGCTGTGTTTCCACCATCAGACCGAGAAGAGAGCCTGTCCTCCCCCACTTGGCCATCTCTCCGCATCTGCCCCCCCTCCAGGCGCTTTTCCCATTCCCCCACCCCTTCTCCACTCCCTCTTTGTCCCTGGGTGTTTTTCTCAGCCCTGAAGAATGAGCCCATCAGAAGCTGCTGGGCCAAGGGGCAGCCTTGCAACTGTACTGATCTCTGGGTGGCACGGAGGAGGACAAGGGGGATTTGTTCTGTGCACTCTTCTCTCTGCCTAGGctggggaggaaagggggatcAG
This region of Ahaetulla prasina isolate Xishuangbanna chromosome 11, ASM2864084v1, whole genome shotgun sequence genomic DNA includes:
- the PLP1 gene encoding myelin proteolipid protein isoform X3, yielding MGLLECCARCLVGAPFASLVATGLCFLGVALFCGCGHEALTGTEHLIETYFSKNYQDYEYLVDVIHDFQYAIYGIAGFFFLFGALLLAEGFYTTGAVRQIFGDYKTTICGKGLSATVTGGHKGRGSRGHRQAHSWELVCHCLGKWLGHPDKFVGITYILAVLWLLVLACSAVPVYVYFSTWTTCNSIANPTKTSASIGNLCADARMYGVLPWNASPGRVCGQSLLSICKTAEFQMTFHLFIAAFVGAAVTLVALLTFIIAATYNFAVLKLMGRGTKF
- the PLP1 gene encoding myelin proteolipid protein isoform X2, with product MDNISEVPEPKPQSQTHPPPSGPQNPNLDPAAQARSPGLLECCARCLVGAPFASLVATGLCFLGVALFCGCGHEALTGTEHLIETYFSKNYQDYEYLVDVIHDFQYAIYGIAGFFFLFGALLLAEGFYTTGAVRQIFGDYKTTICGKGLSATFVGITYILAVLWLLVLACSAVPVYVYFSTWTTCNSIANPTKTSASIGNLCADARMYGVLPWNASPGRVCGQSLLSICKTAEFQMTFHLFIAAFVGAAVTLVALLTFIIAATYNFAVLKLMGRGTKF
- the PLP1 gene encoding myelin proteolipid protein isoform X1; the protein is MDNISEVPEPKPQSQTHPPPSGPQNPNLDPAAQARSPGLLECCARCLVGAPFASLVATGLCFLGVALFCGCGHEALTGTEHLIETYFSKNYQDYEYLVDVIHDFQYAIYGIAGFFFLFGALLLAEGFYTTGAVRQIFGDYKTTICGKGLSATVTGGHKGRGSRGHRQAHSWELVCHCLGKWLGHPDKFVGITYILAVLWLLVLACSAVPVYVYFSTWTTCNSIANPTKTSASIGNLCADARMYGVLPWNASPGRVCGQSLLSICKTAEFQMTFHLFIAAFVGAAVTLVALLTFIIAATYNFAVLKLMGRGTKF